In the Aneurinibacillus soli genome, one interval contains:
- the spoIID gene encoding stage II sporulation protein D encodes MKNILYFVVAVIGVLLAVPSILVLIHTEPEAVSEKPASMQKASTAAISPTGKQEKPITFPIKVLRVETGKVESIPLEQYVAGVVAGEMPAEFEVEALKAQALAARTYITLRIAKKDFSDVPKQGHVTDTIKHQVYLDDKQRRARWGSTYDWKNERIVRAVQETAGQILTYENQPINATFFSTSNGYTENAEDYWGSKIPYLRSVKVPWDTASPRYETTVTIPIEQVEKRLKTKLAIPTGGGPSSWQKVLSRTVGQRVKEIKIGDKTYTGRSVRELLDLNSSHFTLSIEKKNVVVHTLGYGHGVGMSQWGANGMAKEGKKAEEIVAYFYKGVQIQNAEKWLK; translated from the coding sequence ATGAAAAATATTTTGTATTTCGTCGTTGCTGTTATCGGTGTACTGCTTGCTGTTCCATCCATTCTTGTACTCATTCATACAGAGCCTGAAGCAGTATCAGAAAAGCCTGCATCGATGCAGAAAGCATCTACCGCTGCCATTTCACCGACTGGAAAACAAGAAAAACCGATCACCTTTCCGATTAAAGTCCTTCGTGTGGAAACCGGAAAAGTAGAATCGATTCCGCTCGAACAGTACGTCGCAGGTGTTGTGGCCGGTGAGATGCCCGCTGAATTCGAAGTAGAAGCATTAAAAGCACAGGCGCTAGCCGCCCGAACGTATATTACACTCCGTATTGCCAAAAAAGATTTTTCCGATGTGCCTAAGCAGGGGCACGTTACCGATACCATAAAGCATCAAGTATACCTTGACGATAAACAGCGCCGCGCACGCTGGGGAAGTACGTATGACTGGAAAAATGAACGCATTGTACGTGCTGTACAGGAAACAGCCGGTCAGATTCTCACGTATGAAAATCAGCCGATTAATGCGACCTTTTTTTCGACAAGCAACGGCTACACAGAAAATGCAGAAGATTACTGGGGCAGCAAAATTCCGTACCTTCGTAGTGTCAAAGTGCCATGGGACACAGCGTCTCCGCGATATGAGACAACGGTCACGATTCCCATCGAACAAGTAGAGAAACGACTAAAAACGAAACTGGCTATCCCAACGGGCGGTGGTCCGTCTTCCTGGCAGAAAGTGTTGTCTCGTACAGTAGGGCAGCGTGTGAAAGAAATCAAGATTGGCGATAAAACATACACCGGGCGCAGCGTGCGAGAACTACTTGATTTAAATTCTTCGCATTTTACGCTTTCGATTGAGAAGAAAAACGTGGTGGTGCATACTCTTGGCTACGGCCACGGTGTCGGCATGAGCCAGTGGGGAGCGAACGGCATGGCCAAAGAGGGGAAGAAGGCGGAGGAGATTGTGGCGTACTTTTATAAAGGGGTGCAGATTCAAAATGCCGAGAAGTGGCTGAAGTGA
- the murA gene encoding UDP-N-acetylglucosamine 1-carboxyvinyltransferase — MDKIIIRGGRRLSGNVRVHGAKNAVLPIIAASILAEDGASTIHEVPGLDDVYAISEVIKALNVEITYDDQKEILLVNAQGLSAVEAPYEWVRKMRASFLVMGPLLARKGQAKIPLPGGCAIGSRGIDQHLKGFEAMGAKVEIGQGYIFASVAGRLKGTKIYLDLPSVGATENIMMAASMAEGMTVIENAAQEPEIVDLANYLNAMGARVRGAGTDTIRIEGVERMHGAVHSVIPDRIEAGTFMVAAAITRGDVTIENAIIDHLKPAVAKLREMGVEVEEVENGVRVCCENPLKTIDVKTLPHPGFPTDMQAQFMAMMLSVPGTSLITETVFENRFMHVDEFKRMGSVIKIEGRTSFVTGGTRLTGAKVKATDLRAGAALILAGLICEGETEITELHHIDRGYVRIVEKFKALGADIERHNTPVVQLVKDESESEAVVSSTEASLA; from the coding sequence GTGGATAAGATTATCATCCGCGGTGGGCGACGTCTGTCGGGGAACGTTCGTGTACACGGCGCAAAAAATGCAGTATTGCCAATCATTGCAGCATCGATTCTGGCAGAAGACGGTGCTAGTACCATTCATGAAGTCCCTGGATTGGATGATGTATATGCCATCAGCGAAGTTATTAAAGCACTCAATGTAGAAATCACATATGATGATCAGAAGGAAATCCTTTTGGTTAACGCGCAGGGCTTATCGGCGGTCGAGGCACCTTATGAATGGGTAAGGAAAATGCGGGCATCGTTTTTGGTAATGGGCCCTTTACTTGCGCGCAAAGGACAGGCAAAAATACCACTTCCAGGTGGTTGTGCAATTGGATCACGCGGCATTGACCAGCATCTTAAGGGATTTGAAGCCATGGGTGCAAAAGTGGAGATCGGACAGGGATATATTTTTGCAAGCGTAGCAGGCCGATTAAAAGGAACAAAAATTTACCTGGATCTTCCAAGTGTAGGCGCGACGGAAAACATCATGATGGCTGCCAGTATGGCAGAAGGCATGACCGTTATCGAAAACGCAGCACAGGAACCAGAGATTGTAGACCTGGCTAACTATCTGAATGCCATGGGTGCACGCGTCCGTGGTGCCGGAACCGATACGATTCGTATCGAAGGCGTAGAACGGATGCATGGGGCTGTACATAGCGTAATTCCAGACCGGATTGAGGCGGGAACGTTCATGGTTGCGGCGGCCATTACACGTGGGGACGTGACTATTGAGAATGCCATCATTGATCATCTTAAGCCGGCTGTAGCAAAGCTGAGAGAGATGGGCGTAGAGGTCGAAGAAGTAGAGAACGGTGTACGTGTATGTTGCGAGAATCCGCTCAAAACGATTGATGTGAAGACACTACCACATCCGGGATTCCCGACAGATATGCAGGCACAGTTCATGGCGATGATGCTGTCGGTACCGGGTACAAGTTTAATTACGGAAACTGTATTTGAGAACCGCTTTATGCATGTGGATGAATTTAAACGCATGGGATCGGTTATCAAAATCGAGGGTCGGACCTCTTTTGTAACGGGTGGTACGCGCTTAACCGGAGCGAAAGTAAAAGCAACTGACCTCCGTGCAGGAGCAGCGCTCATTCTGGCGGGCCTCATCTGTGAAGGGGAAACGGAAATAACAGAGCTTCACCATATCGATCGTGGATATGTGCGCATTGTTGAGAAATTTAAAGCACTTGGCGCTGATATCGAACGCCACAATACGCCGGTTGTTCAACTTGTCAAAGACGAGTCAGAATCGGAAGCTGTGGTATCTTCAACAGAAGCGTCGCTGGCCTAA
- the nuoK gene encoding NADH-quinone oxidoreductase subunit NuoK has translation MSVPIISYLLVGLILFCIGLYGCLTKRNAVVVLLCIELMLNAANINLVTFAKFGLFANIAGQVFSLFTITVAAAEAAVGIAILIALYRNRNTVQVDEMDLLKR, from the coding sequence ATGAGTGTACCGATTATCTCATATTTACTAGTCGGTTTGATTCTGTTCTGTATCGGTTTATACGGATGTTTAACCAAGCGCAATGCAGTTGTGGTGCTTCTCTGCATTGAGTTAATGCTGAATGCGGCAAACATCAATCTGGTTACATTTGCAAAATTCGGGTTGTTTGCCAACATCGCCGGACAGGTATTCTCGCTGTTTACGATTACGGTGGCGGCAGCCGAGGCGGCCGTGGGGATTGCCATCCTGATTGCCCTGTACCGCAACCGCAACACGGTTCAGGTTGACGAGATGGATTTACTGAAGCGATAG
- the nuoI gene encoding NADH-quinone oxidoreductase subunit NuoI encodes MLRFAKGLAYTFKQMTEKKATHMYPDQEMIWPERFRGIQHFAPEKCIVCNQCARICPTSCINLIGKKSEDPNKKGKVIDTYDINFELCILCDLCTEVCPTEAIVMTTNFELATYSRDELFKNLRWLDDNNTNVRGGEA; translated from the coding sequence ATGTTAAGATTTGCCAAAGGACTGGCGTATACATTTAAGCAAATGACAGAGAAAAAGGCAACGCACATGTATCCGGATCAGGAGATGATATGGCCGGAACGATTCCGGGGCATTCAGCATTTCGCACCAGAAAAATGCATCGTATGCAATCAGTGCGCTCGCATCTGTCCGACGAGTTGTATCAACCTGATCGGGAAGAAGAGTGAAGACCCGAATAAAAAAGGAAAAGTGATCGACACGTATGACATTAACTTCGAGTTATGCATTCTGTGTGATCTGTGTACGGAAGTGTGCCCGACTGAGGCGATTGTGATGACCACAAACTTTGAACTGGCCACATACAGTCGCGATGAGCTGTTTAAAAACCTGCGCTGGCTTGATGATAACAATACCAATGTACGGGGAGGGGAAGCCTAA
- a CDS encoding NADH-quinone oxidoreductase subunit J: MSGQVIAFFVLALLSIGGAVFMISSTRVVHMVVSLAFTFLGIAGLYILLEAEFVGMTQILVYSGAISILMLFGIMLTRHDAMDVMVRTGWTKQLLRLAIVVFFIIVGFTLYSAPWSGEPAAFSEQNNVKEIGIQMFTHYMIPFELVSVLLLVALVGSIILAKKEADDE; the protein is encoded by the coding sequence ATGAGCGGACAGGTAATCGCATTTTTCGTGCTTGCCCTGCTATCCATTGGGGGCGCAGTGTTCATGATCAGCAGTACGCGCGTGGTACACATGGTAGTATCCCTGGCGTTTACATTTCTCGGGATTGCTGGACTGTACATTCTGCTTGAGGCGGAGTTTGTTGGTATGACACAAATCCTTGTGTATTCCGGTGCGATCTCCATTCTCATGCTGTTCGGAATCATGCTGACGCGTCATGATGCAATGGACGTTATGGTTCGGACGGGATGGACTAAGCAGTTGCTTCGTCTAGCGATCGTTGTATTTTTTATCATTGTTGGCTTTACGTTGTACAGTGCCCCGTGGAGTGGCGAGCCGGCAGCATTCTCGGAGCAGAACAATGTAAAAGAAATCGGGATTCAAATGTTCACGCATTACATGATTCCGTTTGAACTCGTATCTGTACTTCTTCTTGTTGCGCTTGTGGGCTCGATTATTCTCGCGAAGAAGGAGGCGGACGACGAATGA
- a CDS encoding YwmB family TATA-box binding protein, with amino-acid sequence MKIYTVWKMILLVLLGVSALMVYPVVASMTETSDVDTAITHARNDLERLMQATRQTGAQVDTVSLRAKASFPALDTEEEQQKFLRKFGIPVWQQDVKDSIYSYTGEKKDGTIQLKIHVSFSSDKGVKKNNSDLSMEVTGEEKQVTEMEQELHTYLKSNGIRSELLQIMSCVRGFYSGKLKNDLQIEKTSRILAELNGKIVESLTEETIQSTSAYSPLLSTMIRTNHQPMNVQVATHYSQYQNRTTITVGTPIITAEYY; translated from the coding sequence ATGAAAATATATACAGTCTGGAAAATGATCTTGCTTGTTTTGCTGGGGGTTTCGGCGCTAATGGTGTATCCTGTTGTCGCGAGTATGACGGAAACGTCTGATGTCGATACAGCGATCACACATGCGCGGAATGATCTTGAACGCTTGATGCAGGCGACCCGGCAGACGGGTGCACAGGTTGACACCGTTAGCTTACGGGCAAAGGCCAGTTTTCCTGCTCTGGATACGGAAGAAGAGCAGCAGAAATTTTTACGAAAATTCGGCATACCAGTATGGCAACAAGACGTAAAGGATTCGATTTACTCCTACACAGGCGAGAAAAAGGACGGGACCATTCAGTTGAAAATTCACGTGTCTTTTTCCTCGGATAAGGGAGTAAAGAAGAATAACAGCGATTTATCGATGGAAGTTACAGGTGAAGAGAAGCAGGTTACAGAAATGGAGCAAGAGCTTCATACGTATTTGAAAAGTAATGGAATTAGGTCTGAACTCCTACAAATTATGTCTTGTGTCAGAGGATTTTATAGTGGTAAACTGAAAAATGACTTGCAAATTGAGAAAACAAGTCGCATACTGGCCGAACTTAATGGAAAAATAGTGGAAAGTCTTACTGAGGAGACGATTCAGAGCACTTCAGCTTATTCACCCCTACTAAGTACCATGATTCGCACCAATCATCAACCTATGAATGTGCAGGTAGCGACACACTATAGCCAGTATCAGAACAGGACAACAATTACAGTGGGAACACCGATTATTACAGCGGAATATTATTAG
- the nuoL gene encoding NADH-quinone oxidoreductase subunit L produces MLANAWLIPLFPLLAFVLLVAFGRQLKEASAYVGILATAASFIVALRVFFERFAGGAEDYLNNSFNWLTYAGQKITMGYEVTQLNAMMLVIVTLVSLLVNIYSKGYMHGDDRFPVFYQYLALFTFSMLGVVLSPNILQLYIFWELVGVCSFLLVGFYFFKPEARAAAKKAFIVTRVGDVGLFIALALIFWWVGSFNYDDIFAKVQAGGIEEWKITLIGILVFVGAMGKSGQFPLHTWLPDAMEGPTPVSALIHAATMVAAGVYLVARMYDLYLASPVATEVIAYVGGFTAIFAASIGLTQRDIKRVLAYSTVSQLGYMMLALGAASAAGYVAGTFHLMTHAFFKALLFLGAGSVIHAVHTQDIFEMGGLWKKMRITGTVFLIGCLAIAGIPPFAGFWSKEEILNATLASGRYDLFIMAVIAASFTAFYMFRLFFLTFTGTPRTDNSHAHESPSVMTVPMLVLAVLAVLAGLINTPWKQVLGDWLTNNFTLYTNGHGGEHHGPMWVTALAIAVSVAGIALAWVMYGKGRIPSGKEGMLYRLSFRKYYVDEIYDILFVEPLRALGKAMNWIDHAIVDGLVRLVARAAQGIGGIGARMQDGKVQTYGTIAFIGLVLLLAGLTIAGGYVEQWRTIFSQS; encoded by the coding sequence ATGTTAGCAAATGCATGGCTCATCCCGCTCTTTCCGCTCCTGGCTTTCGTGCTGCTGGTCGCATTCGGTCGACAGCTCAAGGAAGCATCCGCCTATGTGGGAATTCTCGCAACGGCTGCTTCGTTTATTGTGGCGCTGCGTGTCTTTTTCGAGCGGTTCGCCGGGGGAGCGGAGGATTATCTGAATAATAGCTTCAACTGGTTAACATATGCCGGACAGAAAATCACAATGGGTTATGAAGTAACCCAGTTGAATGCTATGATGCTTGTGATTGTTACACTGGTCAGTCTATTGGTTAATATTTATTCCAAAGGCTATATGCACGGAGATGATAGATTTCCAGTGTTCTACCAGTATCTTGCACTTTTCACGTTTTCAATGCTTGGCGTTGTCTTGTCGCCAAATATTTTACAGTTGTACATATTTTGGGAGCTTGTAGGGGTATGTTCCTTCCTGCTTGTGGGTTTTTACTTCTTCAAGCCAGAAGCGCGTGCGGCTGCCAAAAAAGCCTTTATCGTGACCCGTGTCGGGGACGTGGGGCTCTTCATCGCCCTTGCTCTGATCTTCTGGTGGGTTGGCAGCTTCAATTATGATGATATCTTCGCTAAAGTTCAGGCTGGTGGTATTGAAGAGTGGAAGATTACGCTCATCGGTATCCTTGTCTTCGTTGGTGCCATGGGTAAGTCTGGTCAGTTCCCGCTTCATACGTGGCTTCCAGATGCGATGGAAGGCCCGACTCCGGTCAGTGCCCTCATCCACGCAGCTACGATGGTTGCAGCCGGTGTATACCTTGTAGCACGCATGTACGATTTGTATCTGGCATCGCCGGTAGCGACGGAAGTGATCGCCTATGTAGGTGGATTTACCGCTATTTTTGCCGCTTCCATTGGCTTGACGCAACGCGATATTAAACGTGTGCTCGCGTATTCAACGGTCAGCCAGCTCGGTTACATGATGCTAGCACTTGGTGCAGCAAGTGCGGCAGGTTATGTAGCGGGTACGTTCCACTTGATGACACACGCGTTCTTCAAAGCCCTTCTGTTCCTCGGAGCAGGTAGCGTTATTCATGCGGTGCATACCCAGGACATCTTTGAGATGGGTGGCCTGTGGAAGAAGATGCGGATTACCGGCACTGTTTTCTTAATTGGATGTCTGGCGATTGCGGGTATTCCGCCGTTCGCGGGCTTCTGGTCCAAAGAAGAAATTTTGAATGCGACGCTCGCATCAGGACGCTATGATCTGTTTATTATGGCGGTCATTGCGGCTTCGTTCACAGCTTTCTATATGTTCCGTCTGTTCTTCCTCACCTTTACGGGTACACCACGTACAGACAACAGCCATGCGCATGAGTCGCCATCTGTGATGACTGTGCCGATGCTTGTGTTAGCGGTACTTGCTGTATTGGCAGGTCTGATCAATACGCCGTGGAAGCAGGTGCTTGGTGACTGGTTGACAAATAATTTTACACTGTATACAAACGGCCACGGAGGCGAACATCACGGCCCGATGTGGGTGACTGCTCTTGCGATTGCGGTATCGGTAGCCGGTATTGCACTGGCCTGGGTGATGTATGGGAAGGGACGGATTCCTTCTGGCAAGGAAGGTATGCTGTATCGACTGTCCTTCCGCAAATACTACGTGGATGAGATTTACGACATTCTATTTGTTGAGCCGCTGCGTGCACTTGGCAAGGCGATGAACTGGATTGATCACGCGATTGTGGACGGTCTGGTGCGTCTGGTTGCGCGGGCTGCGCAAGGAATTGGTGGCATAGGAGCGCGGATGCAGGATGGTAAGGTGCAGACATATGGAACGATTGCCTTTATCGGCCTGGTGCTGCTTCTGGCCGGCTTGACAATAGCAGGGGGGTACGTAGAGCAATGGCGAACTATTTTCTCACAATCCTAA
- a CDS encoding DUF1146 family protein — MAIEGMINIMLSLVFIGLSFWALQAFRFDLFLSEARGGRARLLQVFLAIVIGHGVARFFTDYYGWTQMLRQFFV, encoded by the coding sequence ATGGCGATAGAGGGCATGATTAATATTATGCTGTCGCTTGTGTTTATTGGACTGAGCTTCTGGGCGCTGCAGGCGTTCCGCTTTGACCTGTTTTTGTCTGAGGCCAGAGGAGGCAGAGCTCGTCTGCTACAGGTTTTTCTTGCGATTGTTATTGGGCATGGGGTAGCTAGGTTTTTCACCGATTATTACGGGTGGACCCAGATGCTCCGCCAATTTTTTGTATAG
- a CDS encoding M23 family metallopeptidase: MNEDQMKQTGSSSPVKKVQTSRWRRMASKKWIFPAAYMGIAAIILAGVMWYQNSKDFSFTNETPKAIPQSVEPDSGQAQTAQLPDEQKAVPVNAEAPFVWPAKAEADTHKVMNFFDETADKKDQEAALIQYDNSYWPNTGIAIAAKNKKSFEVTAALDGKVTKAERDPMLGYQVEVKHDNGMSTVYASLDEMNVKAGDQVKQGAVVGMAGRNVFEKNLGIHLHFEVHKDGHAVAPDTYLPASRTSTSAK, from the coding sequence ATGAATGAAGATCAAATGAAACAAACAGGCTCTTCATCCCCGGTTAAAAAAGTGCAAACCAGCAGATGGAGACGAATGGCAAGTAAAAAATGGATTTTTCCCGCTGCCTACATGGGGATTGCGGCTATCATACTGGCGGGCGTAATGTGGTATCAGAACAGCAAAGATTTCTCCTTCACGAATGAAACGCCGAAGGCCATTCCGCAGTCTGTTGAGCCGGACAGCGGACAGGCTCAAACTGCCCAGCTTCCGGATGAACAAAAGGCCGTCCCAGTAAATGCAGAGGCACCGTTTGTATGGCCAGCCAAAGCTGAAGCGGACACGCACAAAGTGATGAACTTCTTTGATGAGACAGCGGACAAGAAAGATCAGGAAGCAGCATTGATTCAATACGACAATTCGTATTGGCCAAACACAGGCATTGCGATTGCAGCTAAAAATAAGAAATCGTTTGAAGTAACAGCGGCTCTTGACGGTAAAGTGACGAAGGCGGAACGCGACCCAATGCTTGGCTATCAGGTCGAGGTGAAGCACGATAATGGAATGTCTACCGTATATGCAAGTCTCGATGAGATGAACGTAAAAGCAGGCGATCAGGTAAAACAGGGTGCGGTTGTTGGCATGGCAGGACGCAATGTATTCGAGAAAAATCTCGGCATTCACCTCCATTTTGAAGTGCACAAAGACGGGCATGCAGTAGCGCCGGATACATATCTACCGGCTTCCCGAACTTCCACATCGGCAAAATAA
- a CDS encoding complex I subunit 4 family protein encodes MANYFLTILTFSPLLGVLLLAFVPKNLPGTSKAIGILATLVPLVLALMLYTGFDSTAPGLQLVQQMNWINIPLSNTQSLPIRFEMGVDGLSMPLVLLTAIISTMAAVVGLTIDKRWKTFYVLFLIVEMGMLGVFTAANLFQLFIFFEFTIIPMFFMLGIWGYVDREKAAFKFLLYNGVGSAIMLIVFVILFVLTGTLNIAKIAELFTSPMSPFNVPDVPGYIPNSVRLGLFLALLLAFAIKIPIVPFHTWMLKTYQEGHPAVIMISSGVLIKIGGYALIRLNAGFFPQWMNELATLIAVLGVINILYGAVLALVQNELKQMLAYSSVSHMGVVLLGIAAVNAQGLQGAIFQMISHGLIAALMFYLVSLVHERAGTSDIRKLGGLAKSMPIISGIFLTAMMASAGLPGMSGFISEFLAFVGLFGSKPAIAAVGAIGIILTAVYLLRATLATTFGPTHAEHESLADAQAIEVVPMVVLLSLIILIGVYPAVLSEPLQATLQTIASGIGGFSR; translated from the coding sequence ATGGCGAACTATTTTCTCACAATCCTAACGTTTTCACCGCTGCTGGGTGTGCTGCTGCTCGCGTTCGTTCCGAAAAACCTGCCCGGCACTAGTAAAGCAATTGGAATTCTTGCGACACTTGTTCCGCTTGTACTGGCTTTGATGCTGTATACAGGATTTGATTCGACAGCACCGGGGCTGCAGCTAGTTCAGCAGATGAATTGGATTAACATCCCGCTTAGCAACACGCAGTCGCTCCCGATCCGTTTTGAGATGGGTGTCGATGGGCTATCCATGCCGCTTGTGCTGCTGACAGCTATCATCAGCACAATGGCAGCGGTTGTAGGTCTGACAATTGATAAACGCTGGAAAACCTTCTATGTGTTGTTCCTGATCGTAGAGATGGGCATGCTCGGTGTATTTACTGCAGCGAACTTGTTCCAGTTGTTTATTTTCTTTGAATTTACGATTATTCCGATGTTCTTCATGTTGGGTATCTGGGGCTATGTGGATCGCGAGAAGGCTGCGTTCAAATTCCTGTTGTATAACGGGGTTGGTTCTGCCATTATGCTGATCGTATTTGTTATCCTGTTCGTTCTGACAGGAACATTAAACATCGCGAAAATTGCCGAGCTGTTCACCAGTCCGATGTCGCCATTTAATGTTCCGGATGTACCGGGCTATATTCCGAATAGTGTTCGTCTGGGACTGTTTCTGGCTCTGCTACTTGCATTTGCCATCAAGATTCCAATCGTACCGTTCCATACGTGGATGCTGAAAACATATCAGGAAGGTCATCCGGCGGTTATTATGATTTCGTCCGGTGTTCTGATTAAGATCGGGGGCTATGCGCTGATCCGTCTGAACGCGGGCTTCTTCCCGCAGTGGATGAATGAACTGGCCACACTGATTGCGGTGCTTGGTGTGATTAATATTTTGTATGGGGCTGTGCTCGCACTTGTACAGAATGAACTGAAACAAATGCTGGCATATTCCAGCGTAAGCCATATGGGAGTTGTGCTTCTGGGGATTGCGGCAGTCAATGCGCAGGGACTCCAGGGTGCGATTTTCCAAATGATATCGCATGGTCTGATTGCCGCGCTTATGTTCTATCTTGTCTCGCTTGTTCATGAACGTGCAGGTACAAGTGATATCCGCAAACTTGGGGGTCTGGCAAAATCAATGCCGATTATTAGCGGGATTTTCCTGACCGCAATGATGGCATCGGCGGGCCTACCAGGAATGTCTGGTTTTATTAGTGAGTTCCTGGCGTTTGTTGGGCTGTTCGGTTCAAAACCAGCAATCGCAGCAGTCGGTGCGATTGGGATTATTTTGACAGCTGTCTATTTGCTTCGAGCTACACTTGCGACAACGTTTGGTCCAACGCACGCGGAGCATGAGAGTCTAGCAGATGCACAGGCGATTGAAGTTGTTCCAATGGTCGTTTTGCTTAGTTTAATCATTCTGATCGGTGTTTATCCGGCTGTATTGAGTGAACCACTGCAGGCGACGTTGCAAACTATTGCGTCAGGGATTGGAGGTTTCAGCCGATGA
- the nuoN gene encoding NADH-quinone oxidoreductase subunit NuoN → MNSKWGVLAEYDWSVMSPEFTILGVATLLSLIDLLMGKKADRRILAWIGLAGVILAGYFVIRNTGHNVVSIMNDMYRLDGFANAFKLIFLGGVACVLLISISYIDEARNVPYSGEYYYLLLSALLGAMIMASSADLITLFVGLELLSLSSYILVGTRKHHIQSNESAFKYVVSGGIAAAIILYGMSFIYGITGSTNLYTIAERLPNAFYGGFDLLIYLAFFLMIVGLAFKISAVPFHMWAPDVYQGAPTPITAFLSVVSKAAGFAIILRMFIVIFINIVEVDAKLGMQQPIIAGKLALYISIIAAASMIIGNTLALRQVNVKRMMAYSGIAQAGYLLVPLASLTGLLLDQTVFYLIAYLLANMGAFAVIMIVNRDQQTEDVKGFAGLYHRAPWLSISMTFFLLSLAGIPLSAGFFGKFYIFMSAVGLMKYWLAGIMMATSVISYYYYFGIVRQMYMRPGSTESPLRVPAPIAVVVLLTFIGTVVIGVMPDPVIQYIHTNFPFQQIFESGSKL, encoded by the coding sequence ATGAATAGTAAATGGGGGGTTCTGGCCGAATATGACTGGTCAGTGATGAGTCCTGAGTTTACCATACTTGGTGTTGCTACACTCCTGTCGCTGATTGATTTACTCATGGGCAAAAAAGCAGATCGTCGCATTCTCGCCTGGATCGGGCTTGCAGGTGTCATTCTTGCCGGATATTTTGTTATCCGAAATACCGGGCACAATGTTGTATCCATCATGAATGATATGTACCGCCTGGACGGGTTTGCGAATGCCTTTAAGCTGATTTTCCTCGGTGGTGTGGCATGCGTACTGCTCATCTCGATTAGCTATATTGATGAAGCGCGTAATGTACCGTATTCCGGAGAGTATTATTATTTGCTGCTATCTGCATTGCTTGGTGCCATGATTATGGCCTCATCGGCAGATTTGATTACGCTGTTTGTCGGTCTGGAGTTGCTCTCGCTTTCTTCCTATATATTAGTAGGAACGAGGAAGCATCATATTCAGTCGAACGAATCAGCGTTTAAGTATGTCGTATCCGGTGGAATTGCGGCAGCGATTATCCTGTACGGCATGTCGTTTATCTATGGGATAACCGGATCAACGAATTTGTATACCATTGCAGAACGCTTGCCAAATGCATTTTATGGCGGCTTTGATCTTCTAATCTATCTTGCGTTCTTCCTGATGATTGTGGGTCTTGCTTTCAAGATCTCTGCTGTGCCATTCCACATGTGGGCACCGGATGTGTATCAGGGAGCGCCGACGCCGATTACCGCGTTCCTGTCTGTTGTATCCAAAGCAGCAGGGTTTGCGATCATTCTGCGTATGTTTATCGTAATCTTTATCAACATTGTTGAAGTGGATGCCAAACTGGGTATGCAGCAGCCGATTATTGCGGGTAAGCTGGCACTCTACATCTCGATCATTGCGGCAGCTTCCATGATTATCGGGAATACACTGGCACTTCGTCAGGTTAATGTGAAGCGAATGATGGCATATTCGGGTATTGCGCAGGCAGGCTATCTACTTGTGCCTCTAGCATCTCTGACTGGTCTTTTGTTGGATCAGACGGTGTTCTATCTGATCGCTTATCTGCTGGCGAATATGGGTGCTTTTGCGGTCATTATGATCGTAAATCGTGATCAACAAACGGAAGATGTGAAAGGATTTGCGGGCCTGTACCATCGGGCACCGTGGTTGTCGATTTCCATGACATTCTTCCTACTTTCGCTTGCGGGCATTCCACTTTCTGCCGGTTTCTTTGGGAAGTTCTATATCTTTATGAGTGCTGTCGGCTTGATGAAATACTGGCTAGCCGGGATTATGATGGCAACAAGTGTGATCTCGTACTACTACTATTTTGGTATCGTTCGCCAGATGTATATGCGTCCAGGTTCGACAGAATCGCCACTGCGTGTGCCAGCTCCGATCGCGGTTGTTGTTCTGCTGACATTCATCGGAACTGTAGTGATTGGTGTGATGCCAGACCCGGTTATTCAGTACATCCATACGAATTTCCCGTTCCAGCAAATTTTTGAATCGGGTTCGAAGTTGTAG